TTGATGCTTCCAACGATTCGACCGGTGGCAGTGTTTACGAACTCCATGGTTTGGCTGTTGGAGAAGACAATAACAATATTTATGTTGGCATCAACGGCAACATGCCCCTAGCAGGAAACAGAGAAACTCGTGCTTGGGATAACAACATTGGTTTTGGAGATTTCTTCTTCAATTTCTCCGGCCAGCAATACGGTATTAACTTTGCGAAAAATAACGATTCTGGTGTTGGCCGAACCGGTGTTTATGGCAACATAAAGGGCAAAAATGTTACCAGGGGAAATAACGGGTATCGCGGTGCCAAACACTATACTCGTTACGCTCAAAACGAAACCCTAGGCACTGGCATCAGCGGCAATACCTTCAAAGAGCAATTTGAAACCCTCAATCAATACGGAACCGCTGCCACCTCCGGAAGCAATTACCAATGGAAAAACAATCGCGAAGAAATTAACGTCATGAAATCCGGCGATCGCTTGGGCAATATAGAATTTCTCCAAGGCGATCGAATAGACGATCTCGTAGCTAGTTTTGCCGAACAAGGTGTCAAAGGAAGCGAAACCGTTGGTTTTGGCTTTTCCAAAGACCTATTGCCCAATGAAGTATTGGCTTCGGGTGCTTTTATTGCCCACGTTTGGTTAGAATGCCTCAACGACGGTGTTGCCTTAGAAGGAGAGCTATCGCCTCAAACTAACAACGCCAACGCCTCCGTACCTGAAAGTAACGGTATGGTAGGAATTGCCCTTTTGGGATTGGCATTAAGTGGTTTGCCAGCACTGCGCCGCCGCAGCTAACACCAACAAAAAAATATTTCTATAAAACCCAAAAAAAGGGAACTTTTTCGGATAGCAGGCTGTCCCCAGGAAAGGGGAAGCCAATACGCCGAAGTGTAGTTCCCTTTTTTTATTGTTAATAAAAACTTAACCAACCATAGTTTGAGAACGAAGTTAGGAGAAAACAGGCGTTTTGGGAAAGCTAGATCTTAACACTCTCACGAATTCTATTCGTGAGATTCTCGCTGCGTTGGGTGTGCCTAGATGGATTCGCTATGAGCTAGCCCATCCCCGGCGACATTCCCCTCGGCGAGCGTTTTTCCGCCCCATTGTGGACGTACTTGAATGCGACTGTAGCAAATTTTGGACGGCGGCTCAGGCCGCACGGGTCGCTTTTCATCCCTGCTGGGAAAGAGGCAGAGCTTTCCAGCTCCCGTCTTTATTTCGTAAATACGCAGCGACAAGGGTCTTGTACCATAGTGCCAGTATATGCGGCTAGGCACAAAACCAATTAAGGGTGGGCGGGCTGATTTTTGCTGGTAACACTGTTTTTGCCCACCTCCCATCTCCCCAATGCCCTAACAGGAGCAACATCATGGCGAATGCGAGTTTTAATCTATCCGATTTAAACGGCAACAACGGCTTTATCCTCTCTGGGATTGACAGCCCCGACCGTGCGGGAAGTGCCGTTAGCGAACTTGGCGATATCAACGGCGACGGTATTGACGATTTTATCGTTGGCGCGCCGACGGCCGCTGGTGGTGGTGCCACCTTTGCCGGAGAAAGCTACGTAGTCTTCGGTCAAAGCGGTGGATTTGGCACCAACGTCAACCTCTCCAGTTTGGATGGCACGAATGGCTTTACCATCAACGGCATCGACGGCGACAACCGTACCGGCTATTCCGTTAGCAACATTGGCGATATTAACGGCGACGGCATCAATGATGTGGCAGTAGGCGCACCCCGGGCCACCCCTGGCGATCGCCCCGAAGCCGGACAGACCTACGTTATCTTTGGGCAAAATGGGAATTTCAGCCCCACCTTCGATCCTGCCAGTTTAAATGGTAGCAACGGCTTTGCCATCAACGGCATCAACATTGGCGATCGCAGCGGGTCCGCTGTTAGCAATGCCGGCGATATCAACAACGATGGTTTTGACGACATGATTGTCGGTGCCCCCAATGCCAACAATTTTGCCGGGGAAAGCTACGTTATCTTTGGCAAAAATACTGGATTTGGCGCTAATTTCGAGCTAGGCGGTCTGAACGGCACCAATGGCTTCATCCTCCGAGGCATCGACCCCAACGACCGCGCCGGGGAAGCCGTGAGCCATGCTGGGGATGTCAACGGCGATGGCTTCAGCGATACAATCGTCGGTGCTCCTTTTGCCACCCCAGGTACCAATACCGGTGGAGGCGAAAGCTACGTCATCTTTGGCAGACCTGGTGGATTCACAGCCAGTTTGAGCCTATCTACCCTCAACGGTGCCAATGGATTTACAGTTACCGGTATGGCAGGTGGCGACAATGCCGGTACTGCCGTTAGCAGCGTTGGAGATATTAACCAAGACGGCTTCAGCGACATTGCCATTGGCTCGCCAGGAAGCACCATTGGCGGTAAAGAAGCCACCGGCAACAGCGGCGTTATCTTTGGCAAAAATACCGGTTTTCTGCCCAACCAGAGCCTGTTTGACTTTTTCGATGGCAGCAGTGGCTTTCCCATCAACGGCATCGACCCCAACGACCGTTCCGGTTTTTCCCTCAGCAGCGCTGGCGACCTCAACAGCGACGGCATCGATGATATGGTGGTCGGCAGCAAAGACGCCAACCAAGCCTATGTCATCTTTGGCAAAGAAAGTGGCTTTGGCACGGGGGTGAATCTCAATAGCCTCAACGGCAGCAATGGTTTTGCGATTAACGGGATTGACTTTGCCGATTTGACCGGTCGTGCTGTTAGCAGTGCCGGTGATGTCAACGACGATGGCATTGACGATTTGCTAGTGGGGGCACCAGGTGCCGACCCTGAAGGGGATCTAGAAGCTGGGGAAAGTTACGTCATTGCTGGCAATGCCGCACCGAACCTCGATCTAAATGGCGGTTCAGAAGCGGGAATCGACCACGCAGCTGCTTTTGTTCCTGGTGGCGACCCGGCGTCGTTGGTCGATAGCGATATGTCGCTGAGCGATGCCAACAGTAGTACTTTGGTTTCTGCTCAAGTACGCATTACCAATCTACCGGATGCCGATAGCGAATCTCTCAGTACCGATACCGAAGGCACCAATATTACGGCGAATTACGACAGTGCTAGCGGCATCCTCAGCCTCAGCGGCACGGATACGGTGGCGAACTACCAGCAGGTGTTGCGCGCGGTACGGTACAACAATACCGCAGCAGCTCCCACCCAAAGCGATCGCACCATTGAATTTTTCGTAGACGATGGTGCCGCACACAGCAACACCAGCCCTATTGCCAGAACCACCCTCGCCGTTCAACCAGCCAGTCTAAATGTCAACAACGTAGAAACCATCGAAGGAGACACCGCTACCTTCACTATCAACCTTTCCGCACCCAGCAACGAAACCGTCACTGTTGAGTATACGACCAACGACGGTACCGCCAACGCGGGAGAAGATTACGAAGCCAGAAGCGGTACCCTCTCCTTCGATCCTGGGGAAGTCAGCCAAACCCTGGATGTCTCCACCTTTGACGATAGCGACCAAGAAGACAACGAAACCTTTACTCTCTCCCTGAGCAACGCCGAAAACGCCGATATCAACACAGAGAACGCCACCGGCACCATTCGCGACAACGATACCCCAGGGGTGCAGATTTCTCCCACCACCGGTTTGTTTACTAACGAAGCCGGGGGTCAGGCAAGTTTCGACCTGGCTTTGAATACCCAGCCTAGCGATGTAGTCACTCTCTCCCTTTCCAGCAGCGACCCAGGGGAAGGCACGGTGGCACCGGAATCGCTGACTTTTACTCCCGACAATTGGGATGTTCCTCAAACTGTCACTATAACTGGGGTAGACGATGTTGCCATTGATAACGAGCAATCTTACAAAATTGTCACCGAACCACTAACGAGTGGTGACGCCGAGTACAATAATTTAGACCCAGAAGATATCAGCGTTACCAACGAAGACGACGATATTGCTGGCTTTTTAATTACGCCCACCAGCGGTTTGACTACGACTGAGGCTGGGGGAACTGCCACTTTTGAGGTAGTTCTCAGCGCCCCGCCAACTGAAGATGTCACTATTGGTGTTTCTAGCAACGACACTAGCGAAGGTACGGTGGATAAATCCACGCTGACGTTTACACCCACCAACTGGAACCAACCGCAGGTGGTCACTGTAACGGGGGTAGACGATAGCGATGTGGACCAGGATACAACCTTCCAAATTGAAACCAGCCCCGATGTCAATACTAGCGACCCCAACTACAACAGTCTCGACCCTAACGATGTCACTGTTACCAACGAAAACGACGACCAGGTCGTGGTCAGTTTTGCCAATACTAGTTCCACGGTGACGGAAGAAGCGGAAGATACCACTACTTCTTTCCGTTTGGAACTCAACGATACGCCATTGAGCGATGTCACGGTGTCGTTGCAGGTGGGTGCTGGCAGTTCGGCGACTGAAGGTGAAGATTACAGCCTCTCGAATACGTTTACGATTCCTGCTGGGGTCACCAGTTTGGTGCAAGAGGTGCCGCTGACTATCAATGCCGATGGGGAACCGGAAAACGACGAAACCCTAAACCTGCAAATTGACGACGTTGATGGGGGTCTGGTGGGAACTCCCAACACCAGCACGGTTACTATTGCTGCCAATGATTCTATTTCTTATTCTATTGCTCCCACGGAACAAACGCTGGTGGAAGGTAGTGGTGGCACGACGCCTCTGGAGTTTACTGTAACGCGTTCTGGCGGCACTGATGTGTCGAGCAGCGTTGAGTACGATATTGCTGGCAATGTCAGCCAGGGAACTGATTTTACCAATATTGGCGGTACTTCTGGTGCGACTACCACTACGGGAGTGCTTTCTTTTGCTTCTGGGGAAACCAGCCAGACGATTACGTTGGATATTGTTGGCGATACGGAGGTAGAGGATACGGAGGTTTTGGCTATTTTCCTCTCCGATCCGAATAAGACCGCACCGCCGGAAAATTCTACGATCCAACAGGGTTTCGCTGGGGTGGAAATTCTCGACGACGATACGGAAACACCCACGCCAACGCCGACCCCCACACCGACTCCAGATGATGGTACCGATGGGGATACTGATGATGGTACCGACGATGATGGTGCTGACGGCGATACTGATGGGGATACCGGTGATGATACTGATGGGGATACTGGTGATGATACTGATGGGGATACTGGTGACGATACTGATGGGGATACCGATGATGGTACCGATGGCGACACGCCAACGCCCACACCAACACCATCACCTTTGCCGACACCCACGCCGCTACCTGACCAACCGCAAGAGTTGGTGGGGAACGAGGCGGATAATTTCTTAGAAGGGCAAGCTGCTGGCGATACGATTGTGGGGATGTCGGGGAACGATACCCTTTCCGGTCGCGAAGG
The Geitlerinema sp. PCC 9228 genome window above contains:
- a CDS encoding Calx-beta domain-containing protein, with protein sequence MANASFNLSDLNGNNGFILSGIDSPDRAGSAVSELGDINGDGIDDFIVGAPTAAGGGATFAGESYVVFGQSGGFGTNVNLSSLDGTNGFTINGIDGDNRTGYSVSNIGDINGDGINDVAVGAPRATPGDRPEAGQTYVIFGQNGNFSPTFDPASLNGSNGFAINGINIGDRSGSAVSNAGDINNDGFDDMIVGAPNANNFAGESYVIFGKNTGFGANFELGGLNGTNGFILRGIDPNDRAGEAVSHAGDVNGDGFSDTIVGAPFATPGTNTGGGESYVIFGRPGGFTASLSLSTLNGANGFTVTGMAGGDNAGTAVSSVGDINQDGFSDIAIGSPGSTIGGKEATGNSGVIFGKNTGFLPNQSLFDFFDGSSGFPINGIDPNDRSGFSLSSAGDLNSDGIDDMVVGSKDANQAYVIFGKESGFGTGVNLNSLNGSNGFAINGIDFADLTGRAVSSAGDVNDDGIDDLLVGAPGADPEGDLEAGESYVIAGNAAPNLDLNGGSEAGIDHAAAFVPGGDPASLVDSDMSLSDANSSTLVSAQVRITNLPDADSESLSTDTEGTNITANYDSASGILSLSGTDTVANYQQVLRAVRYNNTAAAPTQSDRTIEFFVDDGAAHSNTSPIARTTLAVQPASLNVNNVETIEGDTATFTINLSAPSNETVTVEYTTNDGTANAGEDYEARSGTLSFDPGEVSQTLDVSTFDDSDQEDNETFTLSLSNAENADINTENATGTIRDNDTPGVQISPTTGLFTNEAGGQASFDLALNTQPSDVVTLSLSSSDPGEGTVAPESLTFTPDNWDVPQTVTITGVDDVAIDNEQSYKIVTEPLTSGDAEYNNLDPEDISVTNEDDDIAGFLITPTSGLTTTEAGGTATFEVVLSAPPTEDVTIGVSSNDTSEGTVDKSTLTFTPTNWNQPQVVTVTGVDDSDVDQDTTFQIETSPDVNTSDPNYNSLDPNDVTVTNENDDQVVVSFANTSSTVTEEAEDTTTSFRLELNDTPLSDVTVSLQVGAGSSATEGEDYSLSNTFTIPAGVTSLVQEVPLTINADGEPENDETLNLQIDDVDGGLVGTPNTSTVTIAANDSISYSIAPTEQTLVEGSGGTTPLEFTVTRSGGTDVSSSVEYDIAGNVSQGTDFTNIGGTSGATTTTGVLSFASGETSQTITLDIVGDTEVEDTEVLAIFLSDPNKTAPPENSTIQQGFAGVEILDDDTETPTPTPTPTPTPDDGTDGDTDDGTDDDGADGDTDGDTGDDTDGDTGDDTDGDTGDDTDGDTDDGTDGDTPTPTPTPSPLPTPTPLPDQPQELVGNEADNFLEGQAAGDTIVGMSGNDTLSGREGNDALAGNQGSDLLLSGIGDDTLFGGQGNDTLDGNGGNDIMGGDRGNDALIGQSGFDIMAGGDGDDTLSGGMSEDTLFGNGGNDQLFGDENGDRLFGGQGNDTLNGGDGDDILSGDLGNDTLVGGDRSDVFVLSSGFGTDLIADFNNNEDKLSLAEGLSFNQLQVLQAPNDPNSTFLQVASTGEVVAVIAGVPFTEINSADITFG
- a CDS encoding XDD3 family exosortase-dependent surface protein, whose protein sequence is MKRSLSKNYLPILAATACAGLLVAPQAQAADINWSHSVDASNDSTGGSVYELHGLAVGEDNNNIYVGINGNMPLAGNRETRAWDNNIGFGDFFFNFSGQQYGINFAKNNDSGVGRTGVYGNIKGKNVTRGNNGYRGAKHYTRYAQNETLGTGISGNTFKEQFETLNQYGTAATSGSNYQWKNNREEINVMKSGDRLGNIEFLQGDRIDDLVASFAEQGVKGSETVGFGFSKDLLPNEVLASGAFIAHVWLECLNDGVALEGELSPQTNNANASVPESNGMVGIALLGLALSGLPALRRRS